From one Chryseobacterium sp. 3008163 genomic stretch:
- a CDS encoding TonB-dependent receptor plug domain-containing protein, which produces MNLGYKINDNWSVTADINHNDFQGYKGNYNGYKYFSESNDGNRGYEWQPKDMLTTNGTIRYGKGHTSFFYKLNYLTEKINYYNPLVVEDYLGGGNRTYTSNDIDYNTERWIHQFNIQTKLGRINYNGDFSYQTQERKSQDYLYDVPNRTELSRDSEKTFFKSDVLYSRGMFSNFLNSEKINFQLGYELDRTKGFAEASTFESNNNGRSIERSIFNYANFLSAEWNVVDWFSFRPGVRLALSDKFDSQYNYSTTFRFRTSENSDIRTVFGTANRFPTYDELYTYVVDNNHDIRGNEALKPEKGYSASVFWDYTTTLSNDWKFNFSASGMYLDVQNRIEDVVVNNSPLQITYLNVDNYRSLLFGGGINVRKGDLSLNAGVSVMGISQSLNSGNISSPNDFNYYAEANFAANYTLQNTKTLFALYYKYTGEQRKYTLRTNAQDAQDPGQYVLGEIGDYNMLNFTLSQPFFKNHLELSLGIKNIFDVTSVRNTVQAGNSHNGPRDQQNLFYGRSYFARLNYNF; this is translated from the coding sequence TTGAACCTTGGATATAAAATTAATGATAATTGGTCTGTTACAGCAGATATTAATCATAATGATTTTCAGGGCTATAAAGGTAATTATAACGGGTACAAATATTTTAGCGAAAGCAATGACGGAAACCGTGGGTACGAATGGCAGCCAAAAGACATGCTAACAACCAACGGAACCATCAGATACGGAAAAGGTCACACAAGCTTTTTTTACAAATTAAATTACCTTACAGAAAAAATAAACTACTACAATCCTTTGGTAGTTGAAGATTATCTTGGTGGCGGAAACAGAACCTACACTTCGAATGATATAGACTACAATACTGAGAGATGGATTCACCAGTTTAATATTCAGACCAAATTGGGAAGAATAAATTACAACGGCGATTTTTCTTATCAAACTCAAGAAAGAAAATCTCAGGATTACCTTTATGATGTTCCAAACAGAACAGAATTATCAAGAGACTCTGAAAAAACTTTCTTCAAATCTGATGTCTTGTATTCAAGAGGAATGTTTAGTAATTTCTTAAACAGTGAAAAAATCAATTTCCAGCTTGGTTACGAATTAGACCGAACAAAAGGATTTGCCGAAGCAAGCACTTTTGAAAGCAATAATAACGGAAGAAGCATCGAAAGATCGATTTTCAATTATGCAAATTTCCTATCAGCAGAATGGAATGTGGTTGATTGGTTTTCATTCCGTCCCGGTGTGCGATTGGCATTGAGTGATAAATTTGATTCTCAATATAACTATTCAACGACTTTCAGATTCAGAACGTCAGAAAATTCGGATATCCGTACCGTTTTCGGAACTGCCAACAGATTCCCTACGTATGATGAATTGTATACTTATGTAGTAGACAATAATCATGATATCAGAGGAAACGAAGCGTTAAAGCCTGAAAAAGGGTATTCCGCAAGTGTGTTTTGGGATTATACAACTACTTTATCAAACGATTGGAAGTTTAATTTCAGTGCATCGGGGATGTATCTTGATGTACAAAACAGAATCGAAGATGTGGTGGTCAACAACAGCCCATTACAGATCACTTATCTGAATGTTGATAATTATAGATCTCTATTATTCGGAGGTGGCATTAATGTAAGAAAAGGCGATTTGTCGCTTAACGCAGGAGTTTCGGTAATGGGAATCTCTCAATCTCTGAATTCAGGTAATATTTCTTCTCCTAATGATTTTAATTATTATGCTGAAGCAAATTTTGCAGCTAATTATACATTACAAAATACCAAAACATTGTTTGCACTATATTACAAATATACAGGCGAGCAGAGAAAATATACTTTAAGAACAAATGCTCAGGATGCACAAGATCCTGGTCAATATGTTTTAGGTGAAATCGGGGATTATAACATGCTGAACTTTACATTGAGTCAACCGTTTTTCAAGAACCATTTGGAACTGAGCTTAGGAATAAAAAATATTTTTGATGTTACAAGCGTGAGAAATACCGTACAGGCTGGAAATTCTCATAACGGACCTAGAGATCAACAGAATCTGTTCTATGGTAGAAGTTACTTCGCTAGATTAAATTATAATTTTTAA
- a CDS encoding TonB-dependent receptor plug domain-containing protein, with amino-acid sequence MKKKVFSIVLLSGFVIINAQEKDSLNQKKIEEVVITGQYMQQSINKSIYKVEVIDAQQIKNMAVTNVAEVLNQNLNILIEPSRGSGNSSANIMGLSGEYTKILIDNIPVVSDEGMGNLVDLTKINVNNIERIEVVKGSMGVEYGNNAVAGVINIITKKNYGKKFTAIASVQEETVGKDYDWFKKETAATFSL; translated from the coding sequence ATGAAGAAGAAAGTGTTTTCTATTGTGTTATTATCTGGTTTCGTTATCATTAATGCACAGGAAAAAGATTCTCTCAATCAGAAAAAAATAGAAGAAGTTGTCATCACCGGACAATACATGCAACAGTCGATTAATAAATCTATTTATAAAGTTGAGGTCATAGATGCGCAGCAGATTAAAAATATGGCAGTAACAAACGTTGCAGAAGTTCTTAATCAAAATTTAAATATCTTAATTGAACCAAGCAGAGGTTCAGGGAATTCAAGTGCTAATATTATGGGATTAAGTGGCGAGTACACTAAAATCCTGATCGATAATATTCCGGTAGTAAGTGACGAGGGAATGGGGAATTTGGTAGATCTTACCAAAATTAATGTTAATAATATTGAAAGAATTGAGGTCGTAAAGGGTTCTATGGGTGTAGAATATGGTAATAATGCGGTTGCGGGAGTTATCAACATCATTACCAAGAAAAATTACGGAAAGAAATTTACAGCCATTGCCTCTGTACAGGAAGAAACAGTTGGTAAAGATTACGACTGGTTCAAAAAGGAAACGGCCGCCACATTCAGTCTTTGA